GTTTGTGAAATGATCTGGCTTGTAGTTGCTAGGTCTTATAGTTTAGTTGATCATGATATATTATCGACGCATTGAATAAATTCTACTATGCCGAAGTGTGTTTGTTGTAATTTGTCTCGCCTATAGATAACGAATTGTATTTACATGTGATCTGGTTCTGCCTCTAGTTAAGTTGTTGAAGCATGAATAATTAGTAAGTTCAGATCTCTTACGAATGAGTACATGTTTATTGATTGTTTAAATAGAATAAGACTATGTTTTTGTCTTGTGACGATTGGTTTGTTGATTTCTTCGTTGTCCTTTGAACTTCTTAAAACTTCGTCTTCAAACTAAACGTAAAGCAGTTTCAGCCTCGTGTTCCATTCTTAACAAACGAAACGTGCGATGTTATTTTAGATAAAAGTGTTTATTCGCTAATGCTGTATAGATTTTGATTTCCTGCTGGCGTATTTTTTTGGTTCATTTCTCCTACTCTGCAAGTCTTCAAGACCCAATGTGTAACCATTGCAAGTTCATCATAAAAATTTCCCGGCTCAGCTTATGGGGTTCGTGATCTAATACAATGTATGATAATGTTGGTTTCAGGGAGACTGAAATAACCAATATATGTGTTCATCAATGTCTGTCACTCTATCTTAAGCCAATTttagatttgaaaattttctctCAGCCTTTGATCAAAAGATATAGGTTGCGCAAAAATTAACTAAGAGAGGTGATTAAATTTGATAAAGCAAGTAAATATATCATAAGCCAAACATAGCTTCTAAGTAACAAAAACGGTCAACAAACTCAACCCAAAACATGGTGAAAGCTCAACAGAATGCTACCAAACTAAACTTAATCTATTAAAGCGGACCGAACAAGAAAGAACTGGAAGTCAAATAAAGAAGAATGTGGAGAAACAAGTATCCATATATTAGCGTAGAATTTAATTAGCCATGGGACTGATGAAGTGGATTTCTTTTTGTTCTAAAACACTTTACTCTGTTACGATAATACGAAACGTTTTAGAATCCTGATAAAACACAACTCAATATATCAAAAGCCATACATAAAGAGCCTCTTCACAAACTCTGAGGGAGATTCGCTTAAACTGAAAAAAAGAGATTTAAATCCCAagaaattttattcaaaaaacgacaaatttaaaccattagCAGGGACGAAAGACGACACTTCATCCTCCAAACATCATTCTAGTGTTTAGGCCTTAGACATGTGGACGATCAAGTCCACCACACGGGTACTGTAACCCCATTCGTTGTCGTACCACGACACCAGCTTCACGAAGTTGTCACTCAATGCGATTCCAGCCTTGGCATCGAAAATGCTCGACCTGCTGTCACCAACGAAGTCAGTTGAGACGACATCATCCTCTGTGTATCCAAGGATTCCCTTTAGCTTGCCTTCAGATTCCTCCCTGTAAACAATTCAATCCGTTAGTTTATATACGATCAAACAAGTGATTTAAGCTCAACTGGAACAAACAGCTTACTTGATAGCCTTCTTGATCTCGTCGTAGGTTGCAGCTTTCTCGAGTCTAACGGTGAGGTCAACAACTGAGACATCAACGGTGGGAACACGGAAGGACATTCCGGTCAACTTTCCGTTGAGCTGTGGAAGCACCTTTCCGACAGCCTTGGCAGCTCCAGTGCTGCTGGGAATGATGTTGAACGAAGCGGCTCTTCCACCTCTCCAGTCCTTCATTGATGGTCCATCAACAGTCTTCTGAGTAGCTGATATCATAAAAGCAAACCCCAATTAGTGTCAGCGTCTCCTCTCAAACAGTTATTTAAAGATTGGGAAAATTACCGGTGATGGAGTGGACGGTGGTCATAAGACCCTCAACAATTCCGAACCTGTCGTTGATAACCTACAGGAAGAGACCCATGATAAAGGATGAGGAAACGTATTCACTTGCAAAGATCAAAACATTATCAACTTGTTTTGTAATAGACGATGAGATAATGTATACCTTGGCAAGAGGAGCAAGGCAGTTAGTGGTGCAACTGGCGTTGGAGACGATGTCAAGGTCGGACTTGTATTCGTGCTCGTTGACACCAACAACAAACATGGGTGCGTCCTTGCTCGGGGCAGAGATGACAACCTTCTTGGCACCACCCTGAACAAACAAATCACCAAATCATTCAGTTGAAAACAACACTTAAGCTGAAACACAGGGATATAAAACTCTTCCAAGACCAACAAGCTATAGCAGATGAATCAGTCTATACGAATATATAACATCGAAAGCAGGTAAAAACAAACCTTCAAGTGAGCAGCAGCTTTGTCCTTGTCAGTGAAC
The Brassica napus cultivar Da-Ae chromosome A1, Da-Ae, whole genome shotgun sequence DNA segment above includes these coding regions:
- the LOC125591162 gene encoding glyceraldehyde-3-phosphate dehydrogenase, cytosolic-like, yielding MANGKIKIGINGFGRIGRLVARVVLQRDDVELVAVNDPFITTEYMTYMFKYDSVHGQWKHHELKVKDEKTLLFGEKPVTVFGIRNPEDIPWGEAGADFVVESTGVFTDKDKAAAHLKGGAKKVVISAPSKDAPMFVVGVNEHEYKSDLDIVSNASCTTNCLAPLAKVINDRFGIVEGLMTTVHSITATQKTVDGPSMKDWRGGRAASFNIIPSSTGAAKAVGKVLPQLNGKLTGMSFRVPTVDVSVVDLTVRLEKAATYDEIKKAIKEESEGKLKGILGYTEDDVVSTDFVGDSRSSIFDAKAGIALSDNFVKLVSWYDNEWGYSTRVVDLIVHMSKA